The proteins below come from a single Rosa rugosa chromosome 2, drRosRugo1.1, whole genome shotgun sequence genomic window:
- the LOC133732156 gene encoding UDP-glycosyltransferase 88F3-like produces MAEMKQSIVLYPASPGSHYLGSTVELGKLISQRHPNFSITVLVDTSSPKALANSSYINHLLSSDQTSISFFTLPSLNLPHPDAQTRPEFFLTVPNVVQALKTISLTSKVLAFITSAVQHPYDPEIPTYYYFPSCASALALFLYLPTIHDQMPESFKDLNDDVVEFPGLPALRGSQMPVSILDRNEAAYDHYLHIASCLPKAKGIIINTIQELEPRAIKAIKEGICVPNHRTPPLYHIGPFISDSENRSIQGGSPMPTNCSTLLWLDEQPSRSVVFLCFGSRGTFSEEQFKELAIGLERSKLRFLWVVRNQLDLEVLLPQGFLERTKDRGLVVTSWAPQVAILSHESVGGFVTHCGWNSITEAVTYGVPMVAWPLYSEQEVNSVVLVEEMKLAIPIFEVLSKSKQGLVSADEVEKKVLRLMDMESEEGKSLRERCQAVKAMGLAAWRNGGSSFTAFSELVSSWMH; encoded by the coding sequence ATGGCGGAAATGAAACAAAGCATAGTGCTATATCCAGCATCACCTGGATCGCACTACTTGGGTTCCACAGTCGAACTAGGAAAGCTCATCTCCCAACGCCACCCCAACTTCTCCATCACAGTCTTGGTCGATACATCTTCCCCTAAAGCTCTAGCCAATTCCTCATACATCAACCATCTTCTCTCTTCTGATCAAACCTCCATCTCCTTCTTCACTCTCCCCTCCCTCAATCTCCCCCACCCCGACGCCCAAACCAGACCCGAATTCTTCTTAACTGTCCCCAATGTCGTCCAAGCCCTCAAGACAATATCTCTCACTTCCAAAGTCCTCGCCTTCATCACGTCAGCAGTGCAACACCCTTACGACCCGGAAATCCCAACTTACTATTACTTCCCCTCTTGCGCCTCTGCTCTTGCTCTGTTTCTGTACCTCCCCACTATCCATGATCAAATGCCGGAGAGCTTCAAGGACCTAAACGACGACGTTGTGGAGTTTCCGGGATTGCCAGCGCTCCGAGGCTCGCAAATGCCGGTTTCTATTCTCGACCGCAACGAGGCTGCATATGATCACTATCTCCATATTGCTTCCTGTCTTCCAAAAGCGAAGGGAATTATAATAAACACCATCCAAGAACTTGAGCCTCGAGCAATCAAGGCCATAAAGGAAGGTATTTGTGTTCCTAATCATCGAACCCCGCCGTTATATCACATCGGACCGTTCATTTCCGACTCTGAAAATAGGTCGATCCAAGGCGGTTCGCCTATGCCAACTAACTGTTCCACGTTGTTATGGCTGGATGAGCAGCCGAGCCGGAGTGTGGTGTTCTTGTGCTTTGGAAGCAGAGGTACGTTTTCTGAAGAGCAGTTTAAGGAATTGGCTATAGGCTTGGAGAGAAGCAAGTTGAGATTTTTGTGGGTTGTGAGGAATCAGCTGGATTTGGAGGTACTGCTACCACAAGGGTTCTTGGAGAGGACCAAAGATAGAGGTCTTGTAGTCACGTCTTGGGCGCCACAGGTTGCTATTCTAAGTCATGAATCTGTGGGTGGGTTTGTGACTCACTGTGGGTGGAACTCCATCACTGAAGCAGTGACTTATGGAGTGCCTATGGTGGCTTGGCCTTTGTATTCCGAGCAGGAAGTGAACAGTGTGGTGTTGGTGGAGGAAATGAAGCTGGCAATACCGATATTTGAGGTGCTGTCCAAGTCAAAACAAGGGTTGGTGAGTGCAGATGAGGTGGAGAAGAAGGTGTTGAGGTTGATGGACATGGAGTCGGAAGAAGGGAAAAGTCTAAGAGAAAGGTGTCAAGCTGTCAAGGCAATGGGTTTGGCTGCTTGGAGAAATGGTGGCTCATCCTTCACTGCTTTTTCAGAGCTGGTAAGTTCTTGGATGcactaa
- the LOC133734283 gene encoding kinetochore protein NDC80 homolog, with the protein MRGSRRPKPSMNPRPPPPSTPLEHFRHRDSDASFASSRPSSIGIGGGPGGSIANVDLYKDRSYQQSALSAINSYLSSHSVQVFLKFPIPPAREITEALKFLVARLDWPSPKLEDDLPVILKSLKCPFKLNKSMIRNPTVNSHQWPNLLAVIHWLFQLVRYNDHLEQNSEAFLDNNPVGQYTLQSYLHYIRGQDDEAEEVDREFVGKFERQRDESEEQLKVLQQHATELEAEVEALRSEPSPKEALEREKSMLEEDVSKFHEMIENLDKNVKKLQKVLEEKEKALEAKREEKKWILQENEELKKRVESQSFNERDVERMKRELQAVERDIGEAELARNVWEEKVWELDNTLGPKVKELEALAMECNQVMRRLKLCNGFQYVLNPKGSTPAEVMGVDYKSTLKPALDSYSQKIKKDSVETLDGLILLQHQSSALSADIEEKRNDISTLQSRLDEVEAQLNSLRKETQDYTHRCEEEARNMMDEVKKEAHDMNIVEREAAEILKTSKLKLREVTKQTEEETQRCACELVAIIDSVSKYKEHVQSKIEEMNRDVSDTAAMLSDIHKGSLQSQFSVRFKPTL; encoded by the exons ATGAGAGGCAGTCGGCGACCCAAGCCGTCGATGAACCCACGGCCACCGCCACCATCAACGCCGCTCGAGCACTTCCGCCACCGCGACTCCGACGCAAGCTTCGCAAGCAGCCGCCCCTCCTCTATCGGAATCGGCGGCGGTCCCGGCGGCTCCATCGCCAACGTCGACCTCTACAAAGACCGCTCCTACCAGCAATCCGCGCTCTCCGCCATCAATTCCTACCTTTCCTCTCACTCCGTCCAGGTCTTCCTCAAATTCCCGATCCCTCCCGCCAGAGAGATCACCGAAGCCCTGAAATTCCTCGTCGCCCGGCTCGATTGGCCGTCGCCGAAGCTCGAAGACGACCTCCCGGTGATTCTGAAATCCCTGAAATGCCCTTTCAAGCTCAACAAGTCCATGATTCGAAACCCTACGGTGAATTCGCACCAGTGGCCGAACCTGCTCGCTGTGATTCACTGGCTGTTCCAGCTTGTTCGTTACAACGATCACCTGGAGCAGAATTCCGAGGCGTTTCTGGACAACAACCCTGTGGGTCAGTACACGTTGCAGAGCTACTTGCATTATATAAGGGGCCAAGATGATGAAGCTGAGGAGGTGGATCGTGAGTTTGTGGGGAAGTTCGAGAGGCAGAGGGACGAATCGGAGGAGCAATTGAAGGTTCTGCAGCAGCATGCGACGGAGCTGGAGGCGGAAGTGGAAGCCTTGAGGTCGGAGCCGTCGCCTAAGGAGGCATTAGAGAGGGAGAAGAGTATGCTGGAAGAGGATGTGAGCAAGTTCCATGAGATGATTGAGAATCTCGACAAGAATGTGAAGAAACTGCAGAAAGTTttggaggagaaagagaaggcATTGGAGGCCAAGAGGGAAGAGAAGAAGTGGATTTTACAGGAGAATGAGGAGCTGAAGAAGAGAGTCGAATCACAGAGTTTTAATGAGAGGGATGTGGAGAGAATGAAGAGGGAATTGCAGGCTGTGGAGAGGGACATTGGGGAAGCGGAGCTGGCTAGGAATGTGTGGGAGGAGAAGGTTTGGGAATTGGATAACACGCTTGGCCCAAAGGTTAAGGAGTTGGAGGCTTTGGCAATGGAGTGTAACCAAGTCATGAGGAG GTTGAAACTTTGTAATGGCTTTCAGTATGTATTGAATCCTAAGGGATCAACACCTGCTGAGGTGATGGGAGTTGACTATAAATCAACTTTAAAGCCTGCACTTGACTCATACTCTCAAAAAATAAAGAAGGATTCTGTGGAAACACTGGATGGGTTGATTTTGCTTCAGCATCAGTCGAGTGCACTTTCTGCTGATATtgaggaaaaaagaaatgatATATCAACACTTCAGTCGCGTCTTGATGAA GTGGAAGCTCAATTGAATTCCTTAAGGAAAGAGACACAGGACTATACTCATAGATGTGAAGAAGAAGCTAGAAATATGATGGATGAAGTTAAAAAGGAGGCTCATGACATGAATATTGTGGAAAGAGAAGCAGCCGAGATTCTGAAG ACTTCCAAATTGAAATTGCGGGAAGTAACTAAACAAACTGAAGAAGAGACTCAGAGGTGTGCTTGCGAACTCGTTGCCATAATTGACTCGGTCTCAAAATACAAAGAACATGTGCAGTCAAAGATTGAAGAAATGAATAGAGATGTCTCCGATACTGCAGCTATGTTATCAGATATTCACAAAGGTTCGTTGCAATCCCAGTTTTCTGTTCGATTCAAGCCAACGCTCTGA